The genomic region TCCGCGTCGGCGTCGGCCGCCCTGATGCGGCGCTTCAGCTCGGCCCGGTCGTCCAGCAGGGGCTGGAGCACGTCGGGGAGAAACCCCGGTTCGTCACAGATGCTGTAGCCGAGTGTGGGCACGTCCTCGCGGTCGGCGTGGCAGGCACAGCCGACGGTCTCGGGGCTGATGTTGTGCCGGCAGATGACGTTCGGGTAGAGCGACGCGAAGTCGAGTTCGTGGACGTCCTCGTGCAGGCCGACCTCGGGCGAGAGCGTGACCCCGCCGCGGTCCGCGGCGTGGAGCGTCCGGGCGTCCTTGAACGTCTCGGGCTCCCACTTGTTCCAGGGGACGAGCACGCCCCGTGAGAGCGCCTCGCGGGTCTGCATCGCGGTCAGCACCGTCCCGATGCTGGCCCAGCCGGTCTCCTGGATGGGCCGCCAGGAGCGCTCGACCATGTACTCCAGGCCGGCGAGGCTGGACTCGTGCCAGAGGAAGCTGTTGTTCGTCGCGACGATGGCCCGCCCGGGCACGTCGTACCGGGCCGGCGAGTGCCCGACCCGGCCGTAGCTCTCGTACGTGTTCGAACCCGCGAGCCGGGTCCAGCCGGGCCGCCGACCGAGTTCGAGGTCGACGTCGTGGTCGCTCGCGGCCTCGTACAGCAGCGGGACGAGGTCGCCGTGGCTCAACAGGAGCACGTCGGGGTCGACCCGGTCAAGCCGGCGGGCGAGCGTCCGCAGGGCCGCATCGGCATGCTCACCGGCAGGCTCGCCTTCGACGTGGAGTGAATCCACCTCGCCGTCGGCCAGCGACTTCTCGTCGAGGCCGACCCGGAGCGACCGGAGGTCGTGGGCGGGAACGGGAGAGGTGTCGGTCTCGACGCAGTACCGGAACCCCGGCGCGAGGTCGACGTTGAACAACCTGAGCGTTCCTGGGGGGTAGGACCCGCGCTCGTGGTGGTGGCGAATCTCCCGGGCGAGCGTCCGGACCTCGTCGACCCGGGCGCAGTCGATTCGCAGGACCGGTTCTGGCTCGGCGGCGTGGAGGTCGAGGTGCCACTGGTCGTGGACCGTCATCGTCTCGACCACCTTCGGGTCCGCGTCGAGCGCCTCGCGCAGGTCGACTCGCGCCTCGGCCGGGCCGGCGACGTAGATGGTCGGGTGGTAGTCCTCGCGTTCGACCGTCCTGACGCCGTCTTCGGTCCGGTGCCACTCCACGACCGCCTCGTCGAGGAAGTCGACCGCGAACATCAGTCCGGCACCTCCGTGGGTGTCGTCGTGCGTTCCGGTCCGTCCTCGGGTTCGCCCTCGCCTTCGGCGACCGCGAGGCGCTCACGCAACTCCCGAAGCTCGGCCTCGTGGGCGACCAGCATCGACAGCAGGGCCGCCACCTCGGGGTCGGTCGCGTTCTGGTAGCCGGCGGCGTGGGCGTGGGCGTCGGCGCGCTCGAACAACCGGTCGAAGTCTGCCTGGTGGCGTCGCCGGAGTGCGCGCCGGAACGGGCTATAGCGGTCCTCGAACGACCGCAGACAGTCTCGGTAGGTGGGGTTCGTCCGTCCCATGGTCAGGCCCTCGCGAGCAGGTCGGCGACGGTCGGGTCGGTGTCCACGGCGATACCGGCGTCGGTGACGGCCCCGAACAGGTCGACCCAGTACGGGATGGTCGTCTGCCAGCCGCCGGGAACCGGGTACGCCGCGGTCTCGAAGTCCTCGCCCTCGTACCGGAAGCCCATCCGGGTCCGGGTGCAGTCCAGTTCCCGGTCGGCCACGGCCGCGACCTGTTCTGCGGCGTCGTCCCGGGCCGTCACGAGCACCGGGACGTCGCAGGCCCGGGCGAGGTCGGCGAGCACGGCCACCGACCCCTCCAGCAGGTCTGCGGCCTCCGCGTCGGGCACGTCGGGGTCGCGGTAGAGCGCCCCGAGGTTCGGACAGACGACCATCGCGGTCCGGCCGTCGACCCGCCGGACGAGCTCGCGAACGAGTTCGTGGTGCTGGTAGGCGGTGAACGCCCGGGCGACCTGTATCCGGTCGAGCAGCCGGTCGCTGTCGGCGAGTTCGGCCAGGACGTACGTCGCCGCGGTGTTCCGGGCGTCGACCCAGTAGGTGGTTCCAGCTTCGCCGGCGAGCGTCCGGACGACGAGCCGGTGCAGCGCGGTCGAGCGTGCGTCGGGCGTGTCGAGGAGCGTGAGCCCCGCGTCGAGCGTCGGTTGGGTGTCCATACGAGGACAGAGGAACACCTATCACAAAAGTTACAGAGTGTGCGTTCCGGAAGTTCCGGAAGTCGTCGGTTCGGTCGAAAACGGTCGTTTCGATGCCTCTGAATCCGGAATAGCACCGTTCCGGAAAGGGGCCGGAAGTCGTTCCGGAAGCGTTCCGGAAGTGGTCCGGATGGGTTGCTGGGGAGTGACGCGGGTCCAGCCGACGGGTCGGGACGAGTCGTCCGAGCCGTCACCGAGGGTCAGGCTCGGTCGTCATCGAGCGCCCGGGGCTGCGGCTGGGGCTGTGGTTGTGGCTGTGGCTGTGGTTGTGGCTGCGGTTGGGGCTGTGGGCGGGGCTGTGGCTGCGGTTGGGGCTGTGGGCGGGGCTGTGGCTGCGGTTGGGGCTGCGGTCGCTGGGGCTCCGGCTCGGGGCCGGAATATGGCTGGGCCGGTTGGGTCTGCTTGCTGGTACAGACGTACGCGTTGTACACGTGGCTGTACTTGCACCGGTAGTTCATCCGCGCCCAGTAGCTGGTCGGATAGTTACGGCAGATGTACGCGCCCAGTTCACGGCTGTACTGGCAGTTCGGCTGTGCGGAGCCGCCGCCAGCCGTCCGGCAGATGTACGCGTTCAACTCGCGGTTGTACCGGCACTGGAGCCCCGAGGCTGCGGGGTCTACCGGGCGGCGAAGGCAGACGAACGCGCCCAGCCCACGGTTGTACTGGCAGCTGAACGTTGTGGTCCAGCTTCGGGGAGCGCTCTGCCGTGAGACAGCGCCGCCAGCGGCGTCAGCCGCGGCGATGCCACTCCCGAGCCCGAGACAGATACCCCCGATACCGATGCTCCGGACGAGGTCGCGCCTCGTCACTCCTCGGTCTGGTTCTCTCATGGTTGGTGAGGTAGAGATGGTTCCCCCTCAGAGAGACGGAGACGATTGCCGGGGATAGCCTCGCGGCGAAGTGAACGTAACCCGGCAACCACCGGGTTTCCACGTGATATGTGATTTCCGGTCGGTTAGTCACCGAGCGCAACAACACCCAAAATCGGTTCAAGCCGGTCGCCGGGACAGTCCCGGTCGCCAGCGGTTCACGGTCCCGCAGCAGCAGGCAGGTCAGTACGACCCGCCCGAGTCCCCACCGAGGGGCTGGTTCTCACCGAACGGGCTGGGCCGCGGCCGTGGGCGTGGCCGTGGCCGCGGAAGCTCGTCGTCCCCGAACGGGTCAGGCCAGGGGCCAGGGCGGGGCCGGGGGCGCGGGCGTGGCCGCGGCAGGTCGTCCTCGTCGAACGGACGACCCGGGCGGAGCCGGCGGCGGCAGATGTACGCGTTGAACCGGCGGCTGTACCGGCAGCGGAACGACCGCGCCCAGTAGCCAGTGGGCCGGCGACGGCAGACGTAGGCGTCCAGCCGGCGGTTGTACCGGCAGTACCGCGGCACGAAGTCGGGCCGGTCGGGCCTGATGCGGCGGCAGACGTACGCGTTGAACCGGCGGCTGTACCGGCACCGGTAGCCGGCGAATCCGGGGTCTATCGGCCGGCGGCGGCAGATGTACGCGTCCAGCCGGCGGTTGTACCGGCATCCTCGCAGGCCGGGACGGGGACGTCTTCGACGACGGTCGCGGTCGTCGCGACCGTCACGCTGTGGGGAGAACGGCACGCCACCGGAGACGGTGTCCGCGGCGGCGACGCCGCTCCCGAGGCCGAGGCAGATGCTCCCGACCCCGATCGTTCGGACGAGGTCGCGCCTCGTCACCCCTCGTATTGGTCCTCTCATGGTTGGTGAAGGAGGTATCTTCCCCCTCACCGAAACGGAGGCGATAGGCGAGAATAGCCTCGCGGCGAACCCGGCGTAACCCGGCAACCACCGAGTTTCCTCGCACCACGTGATTTCGCGTCGGTTAGTCACCCCAAGAAACAGCACGGCGGCGCGCCAGTGAGCCGGCCGTAGACCGAACTAGCCCGGAGCAGGCCCCGAAAGCGGCCGGATGGCCCCGGGTGCTGGCTCAGTTCTCGTCGTCGTCAGCGTCGGCTCTGCGTCCCCGGCGTCCGTCACCCGGGCGCGTCCCACGACCACCGTAGGGCGAGTCGTCGAACGGGCCACGTCCGCGGCCGCCGTCGAATGGGCCCCGTCCGCGGCCATCGTCGAACGGCCAGCGTCCGCCCGGCCGCCCACCGCGCCGTCCCTCACGGCAGATGAAGGCGTTGAACCGGCGGCTGTACCGGCACCGGAACCGCGGGCGTCGCGGTGGCCGCCGGCAGATGTACGCGTTCAGCCGGCGGTTGTACCGGCAGCCGCGGGGACCTGGTCGGCCGTCACCGTCGCGTCGACGGCAGACGAAGGCGTTGAACCGGCGGCTGTACCGGCACCGGAACCGCGGGTTCCGTGGCGGGCGACGGCAGATGTACGCGTCTATCCGCTCGCTGTACCGGCAGCGGCGTGGGCCCGGTCCCGGGCGGTCCGAGTCGTCGTCGACCCGGCGGCAGATGTACACGTTGAACCGCTCGTTGTACCGGCAGCGGATGAGGCCGGTCGTTATCGGGCGTTCCCGGCAGATGTACGCGTCTATCCGCTCGTTGTACCGGCACCCGCGCAGGCCGTACCGTGGGCCGCGGCCATCGTCGTCCCGGCCTCGGCCCCGTCCTCGGCCGGGACCGTCGTACTGTCGTGCGAGCGCGTCACGAGGTGCTGCGGCGGCGGTGCCGCTCGCGAGGCCGAGACAGATGCTCCCGACCCCGATCTTTCGGACGAGGTCGCGCCTCGTCACGCTTCGGTCTGGTCTTCTCATGATGGTGAGGTGGAGATGGTTCCCCCCTACAGAGACGGAGAAGATGGACGCGAATAGGCTCGCGGCGAAGTCGACGTAACCCGGCAACCACCGAGTTTCCTCGCACCACGTGATTTCGCGCCGGTTAGTCACCGCGGGAGACAGGAATCGGGGCCGCCACCGCGTCGCTACACCGCACCCGCCGGGACCGTCCCGGTCGCGTACAGCGTGAGGTTCCCGCCGACCCAGAGCACGACGATGAGGAGGACGAGCTGTGCGTGCGAGAGGTCGAGCCCGGCCCAGCGGAGCAGCCGGCGGCGCGTCAGCGGAACCGAGACCAGTCCCGCCGCGGTCGCGAGTATCCCCGAGAGGAGGATGCCCACGTTGACCTCGGCGACCGCGAGGAAGAGGACGCCCATGCCCGAGAGCAGCGCGAGGAGGCCGAACGCCCACGCGACGATGGTCGAGATGATGCCGAACACACCCCGAGACGTGCTCGATGCCGTGGGACCGTCCCAGTCGTCGGCCCAGGCGTCGGCCGCTTCACGGACCTCTCGAATGGGCGCGAGGTCGGTGCCGCCGCAGTTCGGGCAGACGTCCTTCTGGTCGGGATAGCGCGCTCCACACGCCTTGCAGAGGTGTTCGACCGACGGGGCCACCGACTGCTGCTGGGCGGTCGCGTTCCGGTCACGGGACGCCGGTTCGGACCGGTCGCCAGTGCCGCCCCAGTCGTCGTCTATCCAGTGGTCGGCGTCGGTGCCCGTCGAGGCGTTGTTCCCGGTCTCGGCCCACTCGAACTCGTCCGTCGACTCGTCGGTCGTGGCCGCGTCGTCCCCCCCATCGTCGGCCTCGTCGCCGACGCGAACGAGGGTCTCGCCGGCACAGTACATGCAGGGCGGGTTGTACGACTCGTGGGTGCGCCCACAACTGGCACAGCGCCATCGGTCGTCGCCAGCAGTGTCCATGCCGCATAGGTGTCACCCCGTGACGACAAAGGTTCCGCCTGCGGCGACACGGACACGCCCTGCTCAGAGGTTCGGCGCGGGCTCGACGACCCGGTAGGTCCGCGCCCGCCCCTCGCCCTCCTTCGCGAGCAGGTCGTACTCACAGAGCTTGTGGAGGTGTTTCCGGCGGGTCCGGCGGACGTGTGGCTCCTCGACCCGCTCCTCGTAGGCGTCGTGGAGGGTTGCCGAGGAGACCTCGCCGCGCTCGCGGACGATCTCGTACAGGACGCGCTGGTGTGCCGAGAGCTTCGAGAGGGTGCTCCGGCGCATGTCGTGTTCGGCTTCCGGAATCGCGCTCGTGACGTGGTCCGCCGCCAGCGTGTCCGAGCCCTCCTCCTGGGCGGCCTGGGCGGCCGTCCGGAGGATACCGATGGCGAGCCGGGCGTCACCTGCCGCCGCGTCCGCGATGCGTTCGAGCTGGGCCGTCGCGACCGAATCGGGTTCGAATCCCAGGCGGACGCGGTCCGAGAGGATGGAGACGAGCTGGTCGGTCGCGTAGGGCGTCATCCGGATGGACGTGCAGGTCCGGAGGCGACTCTGCAGCCGCGGGTCGAGGTTCGCCAGGAACTCCTCCTCGTCGTTGGCGATGAGGACGACCGCCACGTCGGGTATCTGGTAGAGGTCGTACAGCACGTCGGTGTCCCGGAGCACGTCTACCTCGTCGAGGACGACGACGTAGGGCTCGCCGTGGTCGCGCAGCCGGCGGACCAGTTCGTCCGCGGGCGTCGACTGCCGGTGGATGTCGCCGACCGCGCCGAGGTTCTCCAGCAGGCGTTCGAGCACCGCGAATCGGGTGGAGTCGCTCCAGCAGTTGACGTACTGGTGGGCCACGTCGCGGACCTCGCGACAGAACTGCTCGACGATGTACTGGGCACAGCAGGTCTTGCCCGCGCCGGGCGGCCCGTACAGGAACGCGCTCCCCGGTCGGTCGTCGCCCGCGACGGGCCGCAGCGCCGTCGAGAGCTGGTTCAACTCGGCGTTGCGGTGGCGGACCTCGGACGGCACCCATTCCTCGCGAAGCACCCGCGGGTCCGTTATCATTGCCCGGTCGTTCACACCGGGGCGACGTAAGTGACACGGGGCCGGCACCGGGTCGCACCCGACCCGGACCCACCCAGCACCAGCTACTTGCCCGCAGGCCGTGAGATTTCGACCATGCGAGCAGACAGTGCGACGGCCCACGTCGATTCGGGCGTCGGCGTGAACGAGGACGTGGCGACGGTGACCAACGGCGCAGCCTGGGTCCTCGACGGTGCGACCGGCCTCGGTGGGGAGAGCCACACCCCGGGCGCGACCGACGCGACCTGGTACGTCGGCCGGGTCGACTGCTACCTGCGCGAGCACGTCCACGACGACGTCCCCCTCGAAACCGTGTTGCGGCGGTGTGTCCAGTCGGTCGCCGCCGAGTTCCACGAGCTGGCTGGCGACGTTGACCCCGCGAACGAACCCTCGGCCGCCGTCGCCGTGGCACGCTGGCGCGAGGACAGTGACGCGGTCGAGTACGCGGTTCTTGGAGATGCGAGCGTCGTGTTCCGGTTCCCCAGCGGCGACGTGGAGACGGTTCACGGGCACGGCCCGCGCGAGCACGACGCCGCGGCCGTGGCCGAACTCGGCCGACTGAAGCGCGAGGAGGGCCTGAGCCACGAGGACGCGTTCGAGGCACTGCTTCCTCGATTGCGCGAGATCCGCGCCGTGAAGAACACGCCGGAGGGCTACTGGGTCCTGAGCCTCGACCCCGACGCGACCGACCAGGCGACCACCGGGACCGTCGAAGGGGTCACCGGCGCGAACCTGTTCACCGACGGGGTCGAACCGCTGGTCGAGTCCTACGAGGTGTTCGGCGACTGGGCGGAGGCGACCAGCTTCCTCCACGAACGCGGCCCGGCCGCGGCGGTCGAACACCTCCGCGAGTTCGAGCGCGCCGACGCCGACTGCGAGACCCACCCGCGATTCAAACAGCACGACGACGCGGGCATCGCCCTCGTCACGTTCGCCGACGAGACTGTCAGACCTACCGATAGTGCTAAGTGAGTGAATCGTCAGTTATTGCATGAATCCTAACGGGCAGAACCGTGTCTGGCACATTATCCGATATCCTCCCGGACGACGCGTTGTCGCGTCACCGGGACTTGCTCGTCGCCGGCCCGAGTCGTGAGACCGTCTGGCCGGTCCCGAGCCACATCCTCGCCAGCGCGGTCGCCCCCGACGACGGGCTGGCCGTCGTGACGACACGCACCGCCGCCCGAACGATGGTCGACCGACTCGTCCGCGACGTCCCCGCGCTCGAGCGCGACAACACGGGCGTCGTCGACGGTACCCCCACGCACGACGAGGTCCGGGTGGACCCGCGAGAGCGCTACTGGAGCGTCCCCTCACCGGTCGACCTGACCGGCACGAGCATGGCCGTCCACGACTGCATGGAGACGCTGTGGGAGCAAGGCGTCGCGGACCGCCACATGCTGTTCGACTCGCTGTCGAACGTCCTCATGTCGACGGACTCCGAGACCGTCACGCGCTACGCCCACCAGCTCCTCCTGCTCGCGAACGCGACCAGCGCGGTGTCGGTGTTCCCCATCTACACGAACGTGACCGACGGGACCGACTTCGAGCGACTCAAGCACCTCTTCGACGGCATGGTCCGCGTCCGTCGCCGGAACGGCACCAGAGAGGTCCGCTGTGTCGGCATCGACGGCGCGGCGACGGGCTGGGTCAGACTCGGCGATTCCGAGGCTGTCTCGGGAGCCGAAGCCGATTAACGACGAATCGAGTGCGCCGTCCATCGCAACGCAGTCCGCCGGTTTTCCCCGTCGAATCGGCGCACTGAGGGACGCTTCGTCTTATCACGGAGTCTCGCCTAGGTAATTACATGGTCGAAATCGAGACCGAAGAGCAAAAGACACGGGCGGAGATCGCCGCCTGCCTCCGCATCCTCGCCGACCAGTTCGAGCGAGACGGTGAGGTGAAGGTCCGCATCGGGGGCGAGAACGTGACCTTCGACCCGGCCGACACGGTGAACGTCAGGCTGGAGACGGAGTCGGAACTATCGCCCGAGTCCGTCCGGATGTACCGCCGCGTTGGGTTCGATATCGAGTGGTTGCAGCCCTTGCCACTGCGCTCGGGCCCGGTCGACAGTCACACCGACTGACCCGTAGTCGCTGCCTCGTTTCTCCGCGTCTGCCTCGCCAGTGCCGACTGCCGCCGTCTCCTCCTGGACGGCCACGACGACGACGCCCTCGTTCTCGTACACGACGGTGTAGCGGTCGCTCTCGACCAGTGAGTCGCGCATCGAGGGGGACTGCTGGTGGTGCATGCCCCGAACGGTGTAGCCGTCTTTCGGCACGTAGACGTACTCCGGCGACTGCGAGCCCGATTCGAGGAACCGGGTGAGGCAGGCGGCATCGTCACAGGTCGAGCTGTCACGGAAGGTGTTCAGCTGGTGTTCGTACCTGGCTGGCGTGGTCCACTCGACGCCCCAGGGGCCGATGAGGATGCTGCGACCGGTCTGCTGGGGGAACCACTCCGCGGCGTCGCCCAGTACGACGAAGTCGGCCGACTGGGCCGTGTTCGCCTCGGCCCACTGCATCGCCTCGACGTCGTGCGAGTCG from Haloarchaeobius sp. HME9146 harbors:
- a CDS encoding type B DNA-directed DNA polymerase produces the protein MFAVDFLDEAVVEWHRTEDGVRTVEREDYHPTIYVAGPAEARVDLREALDADPKVVETMTVHDQWHLDLHAAEPEPVLRIDCARVDEVRTLAREIRHHHERGSYPPGTLRLFNVDLAPGFRYCVETDTSPVPAHDLRSLRVGLDEKSLADGEVDSLHVEGEPAGEHADAALRTLARRLDRVDPDVLLLSHGDLVPLLYEAASDHDVDLELGRRPGWTRLAGSNTYESYGRVGHSPARYDVPGRAIVATNNSFLWHESSLAGLEYMVERSWRPIQETGWASIGTVLTAMQTREALSRGVLVPWNKWEPETFKDARTLHAADRGGVTLSPEVGLHEDVHELDFASLYPNVICRHNISPETVGCACHADREDVPTLGYSICDEPGFLPDVLQPLLDDRAELKRRIRAADADADTSEPESISAAIKWVLVSCFGYQGYRNAKFGRIECHEAINAVARDVFMAAKRILEAGGWRVVHGIVDSLWVTACEGREQAPLDELAAEISDRAGITLEHEAAYDWVCFVPRRGTQAGALMKYFGKSEDGDYKLRGVEARQRSTPDWIDDLQRDLLAVLDEHREPEPVVDRLRVWLCDLRAGRVDPADLVISKRVGKRLADYDQRTHTVAALQRYDRHGVDRHPGQPVNYVVVADAARNAERVRLDFEACTDYDADYYADLAMRATESIVSPLGWDRDDITNYLHERRDAALSAFL
- a CDS encoding Cdc6/Cdc18 family protein; amino-acid sequence: MNDRAMITDPRVLREEWVPSEVRHRNAELNQLSTALRPVAGDDRPGSAFLYGPPGAGKTCCAQYIVEQFCREVRDVAHQYVNCWSDSTRFAVLERLLENLGAVGDIHRQSTPADELVRRLRDHGEPYVVVLDEVDVLRDTDVLYDLYQIPDVAVVLIANDEEEFLANLDPRLQSRLRTCTSIRMTPYATDQLVSILSDRVRLGFEPDSVATAQLERIADAAAGDARLAIGILRTAAQAAQEEGSDTLAADHVTSAIPEAEHDMRRSTLSKLSAHQRVLYEIVRERGEVSSATLHDAYEERVEEPHVRRTRRKHLHKLCEYDLLAKEGEGRARTYRVVEPAPNL
- a CDS encoding protein phosphatase 2C domain-containing protein encodes the protein MRADSATAHVDSGVGVNEDVATVTNGAAWVLDGATGLGGESHTPGATDATWYVGRVDCYLREHVHDDVPLETVLRRCVQSVAAEFHELAGDVDPANEPSAAVAVARWREDSDAVEYAVLGDASVVFRFPSGDVETVHGHGPREHDAAAVAELGRLKREEGLSHEDAFEALLPRLREIRAVKNTPEGYWVLSLDPDATDQATTGTVEGVTGANLFTDGVEPLVESYEVFGDWAEATSFLHERGPAAAVEHLREFERADADCETHPRFKQHDDAGIALVTFADETVRPTDSAK
- a CDS encoding amphi-Trp domain-containing protein produces the protein MVEIETEEQKTRAEIAACLRILADQFERDGEVKVRIGGENVTFDPADTVNVRLETESELSPESVRMYRRVGFDIEWLQPLPLRSGPVDSHTD